Part of the Leptolyngbya sp. BL0902 genome, CATGGTGGTGGAACTGGACAACGCCCGTGTGTTGATCACCGACAAGAAAATCGGCTCCATCCAGGATCTCGTTCCTGTGCTAGAGCGCATCGCCCGTGAGGGTGCGCCCCTGCTGATCATCGCCGAAGACCTGGAAGGGGAAGCCCTGGCTACCCTGGTGGTGAACAAGGCCCGTGGGGTGTTGAGCGTGGCCGCTGTGAAGGCTCCCAGCTTTGGCGAACGCCGCAAGGCCATGATGCAGGACATCGCCGTCCTCACCGGAGGTCAAGTGATTTCCGAAGAAGTGGGCCTGAGCCTGGATACCGCCGACCTGTCTATGCTGGGCGTGGCGCAGAAAGTGACCATCACCAAGGACACCACCACCCTGGTTTCCGAGGCAGGCAACAAGGCCGACATCGACAAGCGCATCGCCCAAATCCGCAAGGAACTGGCGGCGACCGATTCCGACTACGACAAGGAAAAGCTCTCCGAGCGCTTGGCTAAGCTGGCGGGTGGTGTGGCTGTGATCAAGGTCGGAGCCGCCACCGAAACCGAACTGAAGGATCGCAAGCTTCGCATCGAAGATGCCCTCAGCGCCACCAAGGCCGCTGTGGAAGAGGGCATCGTCCCTGGCGGTGGGGCTACCCTGCTGCACCTAGCGCCCAAGCTAGATGCCGTGAAAGCCTCCCTCACCGCCGAGGAAGCCATTGGGGTGGACATCGTCAAGCGGGCCATTGAAGCGCCCCTGCGCCAGATTGCCGACAACGCGGGCCAAGAGGGCTCCGTCATCGTCGAGAAGGTGAAAGCCCAGGGCTTCCCCACGGGCTACAACGCCCTCACCGGAGCCTACGAAGACCTCATCCAGGCTGGGATTGTTGACCCCGCCAAGGTCGTGCGCTCTGCCCTGCAAGATGCGGCCTCCATCGCGGGTTTGGTGCTCACCACCGAAGCCCTCGTGGCCGAAATTCCTGAACCTGCGGCCCCCGCTGGTGATCCCGGCATGGGTGGCATGGGCGGCATGGGTGGCATGGGTGGCATGGGCGGCATGGGCATGATGTAGTCTGCCCGACATGGCCGTCGCCATTCCTTAAATAACCCCTAGCCTCTAAGGGCGCAGTTTCGGCTGTGCCCTTATGCTTTGTATGGCCAGCATTATCCGTGGGTTGAGGAGAGGTGGAAATGACTCGTAAACGCAAGATTCCCAGCAAAAACTCTAAACGGCCTCATCCGTCTACCGCCAACCCTCGGTCAACGGATCGGATACCGGGACGATCTGCCCTCACCCTAGACGCCAATCAGTTTTTGATGGAGTCTCCCACCGATTCAGAGCTCTCCGACCTCGATGAAGATCGCGACGACGAGGACGACCTGGACGAGATCGTCGAGTTTAACTACAGCGCCCCCGGCACCCTCCCCGGCACCCTAAATATTCCAGAAGACGCCCTGCCCACGGAACTGGTGCTGATGGCCTATGGCCCTAACGGCTCCCTCAGCAAAGCCATCGAGCGCATCGAAGACTGCCGCACCATTGTGAGGCAACAGCCCGTGAGCTGGATGGATGCCCGTGGGTTGGGCAGCGAAGGCATTCTGAAGCAAATCAGCCAAGTCTTTTACCTGCACCCGCTGATGTTGGAAGACGTGGTGAACGTGCCCCACCGCCCCAAAATTGACTTTTACGACGACCAAATCCTGGTGATTATGCAAATGGTGCGCTCCAAGGAAACGGGCACCCGCGTCACCAGTGAGCAGGTCAGCTTTGTGCTGGGCCAAAACTTTCTCGTCACCTTCCAAGAAGAACCCGAATGGGACTCCTTTGAGCCCGTGCGCGACCGCATCCGCCGAGGCACCGGAGCTATCCGCAACCAAGGGGCCGACTACCTCGCCTATGCCCTGCTCGATACCATCGTAGACAGCTTTTTTCCGGTTCTAGAATCTATTGGCGAAGAACTAGAAGCCCTAGAAGAAGAAGTCGTCGATAACCCCAGCCGCGAAACCATCGAAAGCATCCACCGAATGCGCCGTGCCCTGATGAAATTGCGCCGCTACATTTGGCCCCAGCGCAGTGTGATTAACAGCCTGATTCGCGATAGCGAAGACCTAGTCAGCCAGGAGGTCAAACTTTACTTACAGGATGTCTACGACCACATCGTACAGGTGGTTGATATTATCGAAAACTACCGAGAGATTGCCTCTAGCTTGATGGATGTGTATCTGTCAGCCATCAACAACCGCATGAATGAAGTAATGAAGCTTCTCACGGTGATTTCCTCTATTTTTATCCCCCTTACCTTCATTGCTGGGGTCTACGGCATGAACTTTAACCCCGCATCTTCCCCCTTCAACATGCCCGAACTGGAATGGTTTTGGGGCTATGCACTTTGCCTAGGAATAATGGCCCTTATTGCAGGATTGCAAATCTATTTCTTTTGGAAACGCGGCTGGTTTGATAACTTTTCCACCACGCGCCGCTAGTGGCCACCACTGGCAAATACTCGGCCAATCACCTCCTCTACCGGAGGATCGCTGACGGTCAAATCCTGCACCTTGAGGTCGGTGAGCAGGCGGCTGACGGTTTGGGTGAGGGCTTCGCGGCGCACAATGAAGCTGGCGGTGCAGCCCTCCAAGGATTCCAGTTCTCCATAAGCGGCCAGTTGGGTGGCGTTGCAGTGGTCGGCCAGTTCTACGGTCACTTCGCGGTAGGGGGCAAAGCGGTTGAGCAGTCCGTCGAGGTCGCCATCGTAGATTAACTGACCCTGGTGAATCAGCAGCACCCGCTTGCACAGGGCGGTGATGTCGGCCATGTAGTGGCTGGTGAGCAGGATGGTGGCCTGGTAGCGCTGGTTATAGTCGCGCAGAAAATCGCGCACCGCCACCTGGGCGTTCACATCCAGGCCCAGGGTGGGCTCATCTAAAAACAACACCTGGGGCCGATGGAGCAGCGCCGCCAGCATTTCCGCCTTCATCCGCTCTCCTAGGGAGAGTTTGCGGACGGGCTGGGTGAGTTTGCCGCCCAGATCCAGCATTTCGCTGAGCTCGTTCACCCGTTCCCGAAACACCGCATCCGATAGCCCATAGATGGCGGCGTTGATGCGGAGGGAATCGAGGGCAGGCAAATCCCACAAGAGCTGCTGCTTTTGGCCCATCACCAGGGTAATGGTCTTCAAAAAATCCGTTTTGCGCTGAAAGGGTTCATGACCGCCCACCGTCACCTGGCCGCTAGAGGGATGGATCAGCCCCGTCAGCATTTTCAGGGTCGTGGTTTTTCCGGCTCCGTTTGGGCCCAAAAAGCCCACCACTTCCCCCGGTTCGATGGAGAACGAGACCCCCTTAACCGCATCCACAGTGCGATACTGCCGACGGAAAAAATGCCGCAGGGTTCCCCCCAGACCCGCCTCCTTCGCCGCCACCTGATACCGCTTGCTCAGCCCATCAACCTGAATGAAACCCATAGCCGTTAAGGATGCCCTAGCTGCGAATCCGGCTTTCACTGTAGCGCCTAGGGTGCCCTCCTCACCATCGGGGCAAGGTATTCCACGAAAATCCATAGGAATCAGTCAGCCAGTTGGTTGGATTCGTCCAGGAATCGGTAGATCAGTTTGCGGATTCGTCTGGGAATTAGTCGGCTAGTTTGCGGATGCGTCCAGGAATCAGTAGGTCAGTTCTTCGGATTCGTAGCTGTGGGGCTCTAGGTGAATGGTGATGCGGGCAGGGCCATAGAGCTTTTCTAGGTGGGTTTCCACGGTTTCAGTGATGGCGTGGGCGGCGTCTACGGTGGTGGGCTTAACCACTAGGTGCATATCAATAAACACCTGACGGCCCAGCAGCCCCCGTGAGGCGATGCTGTGGCAGTTCATCACCCCCGGCACCTGCATCACCTGGGCGTGGATAGCCTCCGGGGCAATGGCCATTTCATCCACTAGCCAGGGCAGATTTTCCCGCAGCACCGTCCAGCCACTTTTGAACACCAGCAGCGCCACCGGAAAAGCCAGGGCCACATCCAGCCATTGAAACCCTTGCCAAATGCCGATGAGCCCCGCCAGCACCACAATCGTCACCCAAATATCGCTCATGGTGTGACGAGCATCGGCAATCAAAATCTTGCTGTTGAGGGCGAGGCCCACCCGCCGCTCATAGAAGGCCACCCCAATGTTGATGCCTAGCACCACCAGCATCACCCACAGCGCCGTTGGCCCCATCGTTACCGGATCGCTTCCGGTTAACAAACGCTCGATGGCGCTGGTGAGAATTTCAAAGCAGGCAATCCCCAAAAAGGCGGCAATGCCCAGGGCTCCAATGGCCTCAAACTTGTGGTGGCCGTAGGGATGATCCCGGTCGGGGACGGGGTTGGCCAAGCGGTTGGTGGCTAACCCCAGCACGTTGTTGGCGCTGTCGGTTACGCTGTGGAGGGCGTCCGCCATGAGGCTGAGGGAACCCGTCAGGCTGGCAACCGTGGCCTTGAGCACGACCACCGTTAGGTTCAAACCCAAGGTAATCAACAACACCCGCTGAACGGTGCGACGGTGATCGGGGCCTCCGTGAGCAAAAGACTGCGCCATCCTTCCCTTCCTTGGTTTCCTTTCCTCAAGACTCTATCTTGCCCTGGCAATAACGACAAAAACGCCAGTCCGGCGAGGCAGAACTGGCGCTATAAGCTCACAGATATGGCTGTTCTTAGGATGCCCAATCTGGTCTGTAAAGCGCCACAGCTAAGCCGCAAGATAGCGAAGCTTTGGATTTTCTTTAGATTTCTATGACGGCCTTGATCAGGCTTCGATCAGGCTTCCGGGGGCGCATCCTCGACGGTTTCCAGCCGTTGTAGGCAGGCCATGAGGGCGGCACGAACGGACTCGTGGGTATATTCGTCGTCGGGGTGCGGGGTTTGGCCCGGTTTCTGGAAATGGGGCCGCTCATCGTACAACCGCCCCCACAGCACGTCGGTTTGGTGCACCAGGTTGTACAGGGTTTCGGGGGAGGCCAGCACCGCTCTCAACAGATCCTTAACGGCCTCAATGGGCTCATCTACATGGCGGCTGAGGCGAATGGTGTCATCCTCCAGCCAGCGGATCAACACCTGCTGAAGGGCTCCCTCCAAGTCCTCCAGATTGGCCTTGAGGATTTGGATCGCCTCACCCTGGGCCTGCACCAGCTTGGGCACCGGAGACTCGCCCTTCATAAACCCGCCTGCCTCCTGGCCAATGGCCTCCGCTAGGGAAAAGGGCCGCCCCCGGCGAATGTCCTGCTGAATCTCGGCGTCGGACAGGTCGGTCGGCGAAGGGTCGTCAGCGTTCAGAGGGTCGGGCATGGTCAACACCGTGGAAAAGGGACGTTACAGTTCCTCCGGTTCCCCTCTCCCTGGGGGAGAGGGGCTAGGGGTGAGGGGCAACAGAGACGCGGCGTTCCGCTGAACTCGCCTATTCGTAGAGCCAGGAATGGGCGCTGGTCTTCCAAGACACCAGTTCCGCCGCCGTGAACCACAGGGCAATTTCGGCCTCGGCGGTGTCGGGAGCGTCAGAGCCGTGGATGATGTTCCGGCCTACGGTGAGGCCCAAATCACCCCGGATGGTGCCGGGATCGGCTTCCTGGGGTTTGGTGGCTCCGATGATTTTGCGGGCGGAGGCAATCACATCTTCGCCTTCCCACACCATGGCCACCACGGGGCTAGAGGTGATGAAGTCCACCAATCCGGCAAAGAAGGGCCGTTCCCGGTGAACGCCGTAGTGCTTTTCCGCCAGTTCGCGGGGCACGGCCATGAACTTCATCCCCACCAGGGTAAAGCCCTTTTTCTCAAACCGACCAATAATCTCGCTGACCAGACCGCGCTGTACGCCGTCGGGCTTAATCATCAAAAAGGTGCGTTCCACAGATACGGGCTCCTAACATGAAAACGGTAAGACCTCTTCTATGCTCAGAAACGGCGGTCACTTTGTAAAGGATTTTTTCAGAGTTTTTGCTTCCGCCCTCCAGCGGTCGCGCCTAGGATCCCGATTAGACCCTGGCCCACCCCAGGCCAAATCGTTATCCCTGGGGCGTTGGAGTACGAATCACCTTGAGGGTGTGGAGGGTGGGGTCGCTAGCTCCGGTCACGTATCCTCCCTGCTGGGCCACGGTAGCGAGATGGGCCAAGGCGGCGGCGGTGATTTCCTCCCCGGCCATCACGGTCGGAATACCGGGGGGATAGGCGGACAGGGTTTCGGCACTGAGGTGGCCCAGGGCTTCGGCGGCAGGCAGGGTGACGGTGGGGGCAAAAAACGCCTCCCGTGGCGATAGGGGCGGCAGGGTAAAGGGCGGGGAGGGGAAGGTTGGGCCGGACGAGGGCAGGATATCGGGGGATGAGGCGGCAATGGTCGGAGAAGCAAGCGAGGCAGAACCACACCGGGCGACCAGTTGGCGAAACCCTTCGATGCAGTGATCCCCGTCGGCAGTGGTGTTGCCCAGGCTGACCACTAGGGTAAGGTGGCGCAGTTCTGGCAGTTCCACGGTGACGCCCAGGGTATCGTTGAGAATTTCGTCGGCCTCCAGCCCTGTGATTCCCAAAGCCGCCACATCCACGGTAGTGCGGGTCAAGTCTAGATCCCGAACGCTGGCATAGGCCGCCACATCCTGGGGAGCAATCACCCGCAGCCCCGGCAGCATTGCCAACTGCTCCCGCAGGGTTTGGGCCAGGGCTAGGGTGTTCGAGAGCAGCGCCTTGCCCTCGGTGGCCATCTGGTAGCGGGCGGCATCCAAGGACGCCAGCAGCAGCGAATTGGGGCTGGTGGACTGGGTGAGTTGTAGCGCCGCCTGTAGCCGATCCCGATCAATGCGGTTGCCCTGAACATGGAGCATGGAAGCTTGGCTGAGGGCGGACAGCACCTTGTGGGTAGACTGCACCACCAGATCGGCCCCCTGATGCAGGGCGGGGGCAGGCAGATCGGGATGGAAGGCGAAATGGGGGCCGTGGGCTTCGTCTACCAGTAGGGGAATGCTGTGGCGGTGGGCGATGGCGGCGATGGCCTCTAGGTCAGAGGTCATGCCGTGGTAGGTGGGCGACACCACCAGCACCGCCCTAGCGTCTGGGTGATGGGCTAGGGCCTCGGCAACGGTTCCTGCTGGGAGGCCCAGGGCCAGACCTAAATCTGGGGCATACTCTGGCTCCACAAACACAGGCCGTGCCCCCGCCAGCACCAGCCCCGCCACGACAGATCGGTGGGCATTGCGCGGCACCAAAATCTTGTCCCCCGGATTGCAGACCGCCAAAATTGCCGCCTCCAGGCCACAGGTGGATCCATTGGCCAGAAAGTAGGTTTGCTCTGCCCCAAAAGCCGCTGCCGCCAGGGCTTGGGCCTGTAAGATCGCGCCTTCTGGTGCGAACAGGTTATCTAGCTCCGTCAGTTCTGGCAAATCGGCCCGTAGAGCGGCTTCCCCTAACAGGTCACGTAATCGGGCTGGTGCGCCTTGCCCCCGCTTGTGTCCAGGGGTATAGAACGCCGCCTGGGGCCGCTGGGCACAGATCTGTAACGCACTCAAAAAGGGAGTCTGGGTTTGGTCAAGCATCATCGCCACGGGCTCCACACTCGCCCCCTAGGAAAGCCGTCCCCATCGGGGCTAGGCCACCGGAGACGTTGGATTTTCAGCGGCGGGCTTGGCTAGGCGCTGCCAGATGGCGGTCGTAACCAGGTGAGATAACAACCCCATCGGCCCCGCAAATAGGGCCAGCGCCAGGGAATGGCGGGTGAACACTCCGGTTTCCTGGCCTTGCAGGTAGATCCAACGGCCCACAAACAGGTCGAAAGCAAGGAAATGTACCCAGCCCGTGGCGGTGATGAAGGGAGTGGCGAAGAGGTTGGCTAAGTCCGCCAGTTTCAGGTTGGGGTCAGAAAAGGCTTCGATGCCCTCCACATTACCGAAGCTGGCCACAAACAGGAACAGGTATAGGCTGGCCAGGGCGGCGATGGGCCATAGGGAGGCCATAATCGTGCGGGTGAGCTTGGCGTTGGGCACCAGCACCATCAGCGTCCAGAAGGGCAGCACAAACAGGTTGGCACCGCTAAAAATTAGCTCTAGCAGGGAATCGTCGATGGCCATTACAGATCCTTCTAAACAGGGGCGTCGGTTTCTAGTGTGCCACTGTCCAACCGATTCGGGGAGGATTGATTGGGGGTGGCCGGAACGCCGCGCACCCTCACCCAGCCCAGGTAAGGAAGCTGCTGCTTCAGGGCGGTTTCAACCTCAGTGACAACGGTTTGGCTAGCGGCAAGGGAGAGTTCGGGGTCTAGGGCCACATCCAGTTCCACGTACAGCCGATGGCCCAACCAACGGGCTTTGAGGGTTTCCGATCCCTGCACCGCCGGGACGTGATCCAGGGCGTGATCCACCGCCTCCAAAAATTCCGGCTCTACGCCATCCAGCAAACGGCTAAAAACAGTTTGGCCCGATTCCCAGACAATTTTCAGCAGCACGGCGGTAATCACCAGGCCAATCACCGGGTCGGCCCAGGGATAGCCCAGGCTCACCCCGATGGCGCTTAGCAACACTGCCAAACTTACCAGCCCGTCGGCCATGGCGTGTTGACCATCGGCGATCAGGGCGGCACTGTTGATCCGTCGGCCCACCCGCATCCGAAACAGGGCCACCAGTTCGTTGCCCACAAAACCGACTAAGGCCGCCGCCGCCAAGGCTCCTAGATGGCTGAGGGGTTCGGGATGGTAAAAGCGCTCGATGGATTCGTAGGCGGTGATGATGGCGCTAATCAGCACGACGCCGACAATAGCCAGTCCCGCCAAATCCTCCAGTCGCCCAAAGCCGTAGGCAAAGCGCTGGGTGGGTTGACGGCGGGAAATTAAAAACGCCACCCCCAAGGGCAGGGCCGTCAGGGCATCGCCGATGTTGTGGATCAGATCCGCCAGTAGGGCCACGCTGCCGGAGAGCCAGAAGACTCCCGCTTGCAGGACGGCTGTAATCACCAGACCCACCAGCGACCATTTCACCGCCCAAAGCCCCTGCTCCGAGGCGGCAATTTCGGGGTCAATGGCTCCGTGGACGTGGCTATGGCCACCTTCGCCATGATGATGCCCGTGGTGGTGTCCGTGGGAATGCCCGTGACGATGGCGATGGTCTTCATGCCCGTGATCGTGAGGCCCGTGATCGTGGGGATGAACGGCTTGGGTCAGATCAGGAGGGGATGGCACGGCAACGGGTACCTCAGAGGATGAGACCGCTGGGGTCGGATAGGAGGGGGATGGGGTCATAACTAGGCCGAAACAGGGAATTAATTGGCGCTGAGGACGGTTTGGGCTGAGGGATCGGCTTCGGCGGCATCAGCGGCCTGGGCTAGATTGGATGGCTCGTCTGCCGTGGGTTGGATGGCGAGGTCAAACCAGAAGGTGGTGCCAACGCCGACTTCGCTGTCGAGGTGAACCTGGCTGTTGTGTTTTTCGATGATGTTTTTGACGATGGATAGCCCCAGTCCGGTTCCCTCCAGGGTGTGGACGCGGTTTTCCACCCGGAAGAATCGGTCAAAAATCGCCTGCTGATCTTCCGGGGCAATGCCGATTCCGGTGTCGGCCACCTCCACACGGATGCAGTCGGCTTGGGTCTCGTCGGCGCTACCGTCCTGGGTTTGGCAGGGCACACGGTGGGCGCGGAGGGTAACTTGGCCACCGGGTTCGGTGAATTTCAGGGCATTGCCCACCAGGTTAGTGAACACTTGCAGCAGTAGGTCGTAGTTGCCCAGCACCGGGGGCAGGTTGGGTTCCACCTCTTGTCGCAGCTCAATTTGCTTGTCTCTGGCGTGGAGGCGGTGGGTGCGGAGGGTTTGCTCGATGGGCTGCACAATGTCCACCGCGTCGATGACGTACTGACGGCTGGATTCCAGGCGCGACAGATCCAGCACGTCGTTGACCAGGCGGGTGAGGCGGTCGGTTTCGTGGTTGGCGGTTTCGAGGAATTCCTTGCGCTCGGTGTCGCTCAGGTCTTCGCCGTATTCGTGCAGAGTTTCGATAAAGGACTTGATGTTAAACAGCGGCGTCCGCAATTCGTGGGAGACGTTGCTAATAAATTGTGCCTTGGCCTCGTTGAGGGCGGCTTCGCGGGTGATGTCTTGGATGGTAATCGCCAGCCCTTTGACGTTTTCCTTGGCCTGATCCAGCACCGTATTCAGCAAAATTCGCAGGGTGCGGTGGCTGGGTTCCGTCAGGGGAATGCGAAACTCCATCGCCTCGGCCTCGCCCTGGACGGCCTGGAATAGGGGCCGTGTCAGTTGCACCCGCACCGGGCTGGGCAGGTGTTCCAAAATATTCGCCCCATCCAGAGTTTGGTTGTCCCAGCCAAATAGGCGGCGGGCGGTGGGGTTCACCAGCACCGCGTGCATGTCGCTATCCAGCAAAATCGCGCCATCGGCAATGGTAGAAACCAGAGTTTCCAGCTTGGCCTTTTCGGCAGTGAGTTCTTCAATATTCTGCTCTTCGTAGCGCTCTAGGCGCTCGGCCATGTCGTTGAAGCTGTAGATCAACTCGCCCAGTTCCCCACCCAAGGGCAGGTCGATGCGCTGCTTAAAGTTTCCGGCGGCGATGTTTTTTACGCCCAATAGCAGTTCTTTGATGGGCTGGGTAATGGTGAGGGCATTGAACACCGCGCCTAAAATCACCATCACCCAAATGGAGACAAACACCGCAATGGTGACATCCCGCGTCAGATGAGAGGAAGCCACGACGGTCGGGTTGGGGTTGATGCCCAGGGCCAACACGCCCAGGTGCTTGCCGTTGTAGTTCATGGGCACAAACACATCGGTCACTTCCCCGGCGGGCGTGAGATGCTGGCGCACCAGGGGACGGTCGGTGGTTTCGGCGTAGCCCTCTGGCAACTGCATCCGCCGCCGCAGGGTGAGGGAATTTTGCACCGCCGCTTCGGAGAAGGGAATGCCAAAGAAAATGTCGCCGTTCTCGTCGGCGTAGAGCATGTACCGCACGCTGGAGGTGCTTTGGTAGAAGCTGTAGGAGAACCGGGCCAACTCCGTGCGGTCGGTTTCGTTGACCAGGGGGGCCACGTTCGCCGCCAGCAAAAGGCCCAAGTCGCGGGCAAAGCGGGTGTCGTTCAGCCGCGCATCGTACTGAATCGTGTTCACTGCCCAAAAGGTGAGGCCGCTGGTAATCAGCGACACCACCAACGTCGCCCCCGCCATCAGCCGGGTTTGTAGGGTGAAGTCGCCCCACCAGCGAAGGAACAGTTCTTGGATCTTAAGAAGTAGCCTGATCAAGGGTGCCCTGGAAGACTAGACGCGCAAGTTAGCCTATATTTTGGCACGATCTCGCCCAGTTCGCCGCCCGCTAGCCATCAAACAGCCCCTCAAACTCCTGGCGCAGGCGGCTGTAGTTCACCACTCGGCCCACCAGCAGCTTGTCTTGGCCTTGGGCGGTGTCAAACTGCTGCTTCCAGTGGCGCACGTCCTCTTCCTGGTGCAGCCAAAATTCCACAATTTTGCTGACAATCTCGTCCCAATCCCAGTCGGGCTTGCGGTGGACGACCTCCGTGGCGCTGATGAAGGCATCCAAGGTGCAAACCGTACTGCCCAAAAAGGCTTGACTGCGCTGGGGTGTGGTTTCCATCCGCTGCTGGTGGGTGAAAAAATCAAGCACCGGAGCAACGCCGACGATATCAAAGCTGTAGGACATGGCGAAATCTTGAACTCAAAGGGGTTTGTGATGGGGAGTGGGAAGTAGGGATTAGGGCAGAGGGCTGATTGCACGATGCCCTAACTAGGCCCAACCGGACGGCTGCACCCCTGGGTAATAACGGGTCGTAAAAAGGTTTCAAAAAATGATTGAAGCCATGCTAAACGCTGGCACCGGAAGCAGCAAGTCCAAGGTGAACATCTTGCACAAAATCCTACCTGGCTAACTCTGATTCCCCTGGGATGCCTTGCGGCGAACCAAAGCGGTCAGAGTATTTCCAGACAGGGCTAGCACCCCGACTACCCTACAATCCTACTCTTTGGCAATCGGGGTTATGAGATTCGGATTTGGGATTCGGATTTGGTATTGGGAGGGTGCTGGCCCCGTGGGGTTGGTGGTACGCCAAGCCCGACTACCATTGGCGGCATTAACCGCCCATCGCTAGCGTTTGAGGCCCAGAGAGACTTTTCTACGAATGTTGCTCACTGGATCTCTGGTAGCTGGGCTCTGTTCTAGTGGAAAGCTCGTCTGCCAAACAACGGCGTTGTCCCGTGTGAGGCTAGAGACCGTTAGGGACTGAATGCCTGACTGGCTGAGCTTATCGGGGCCTTGGCTACGCAAAAAGAAGTGCAGTTGCTCGGCCACCTCTTCAGAATTCACCACCCGCACAGCTAGCCAAGAAACTCGGAGTTCCCCCTCTTGCAGGGCCACCTGGGCTGAAATTCTTTGCTGGCGAAGCAGCGTTTCCAGTTGGTTTACCACACTCTCGTCCTCTGGGGCTTCTGTAGCCGCCTGCTCCGACGCCTCTGGGGCTGAGGGAGTTGCCGTTGTAGCAGCAGCGGGCTTAGGG contains:
- the groL gene encoding chaperonin GroEL (60 kDa chaperone family; promotes refolding of misfolded polypeptides especially under stressful conditions; forms two stacked rings of heptamers to form a barrel-shaped 14mer; ends can be capped by GroES; misfolded proteins enter the barrel where they are refolded when GroES binds), which translates into the protein MAKKVSFDEASRQSLEKGVNALADAVKITLGPRGRNVVLEKKYGAPQIVNDGITIAKEVELEDPFENLGARLMQEVASKTKDLAGDGTTTATVLAQAMVKEGLKNVAAGTNPVSLRRGIEKAVAALVSEIAAVAKPVEGNETIAQVATVSAGSDEEIGRMIADAMEKVTKDGVITVEESKSLYTELDVVEGMQFDRGYISPYFVTDQERMVVELDNARVLITDKKIGSIQDLVPVLERIAREGAPLLIIAEDLEGEALATLVVNKARGVLSVAAVKAPSFGERRKAMMQDIAVLTGGQVISEEVGLSLDTADLSMLGVAQKVTITKDTTTLVSEAGNKADIDKRIAQIRKELAATDSDYDKEKLSERLAKLAGGVAVIKVGAATETELKDRKLRIEDALSATKAAVEEGIVPGGGATLLHLAPKLDAVKASLTAEEAIGVDIVKRAIEAPLRQIADNAGQEGSVIVEKVKAQGFPTGYNALTGAYEDLIQAGIVDPAKVVRSALQDAASIAGLVLTTEALVAEIPEPAAPAGDPGMGGMGGMGGMGGMGGMGMM
- the corA gene encoding magnesium/cobalt transporter CorA translates to MTRKRKIPSKNSKRPHPSTANPRSTDRIPGRSALTLDANQFLMESPTDSELSDLDEDRDDEDDLDEIVEFNYSAPGTLPGTLNIPEDALPTELVLMAYGPNGSLSKAIERIEDCRTIVRQQPVSWMDARGLGSEGILKQISQVFYLHPLMLEDVVNVPHRPKIDFYDDQILVIMQMVRSKETGTRVTSEQVSFVLGQNFLVTFQEEPEWDSFEPVRDRIRRGTGAIRNQGADYLAYALLDTIVDSFFPVLESIGEELEALEEEVVDNPSRETIESIHRMRRALMKLRRYIWPQRSVINSLIRDSEDLVSQEVKLYLQDVYDHIVQVVDIIENYREIASSLMDVYLSAINNRMNEVMKLLTVISSIFIPLTFIAGVYGMNFNPASSPFNMPELEWFWGYALCLGIMALIAGLQIYFFWKRGWFDNFSTTRR
- a CDS encoding ATP-binding cassette domain-containing protein gives rise to the protein MGFIQVDGLSKRYQVAAKEAGLGGTLRHFFRRQYRTVDAVKGVSFSIEPGEVVGFLGPNGAGKTTTLKMLTGLIHPSSGQVTVGGHEPFQRKTDFLKTITLVMGQKQQLLWDLPALDSLRINAAIYGLSDAVFRERVNELSEMLDLGGKLTQPVRKLSLGERMKAEMLAALLHRPQVLFLDEPTLGLDVNAQVAVRDFLRDYNQRYQATILLTSHYMADITALCKRVLLIHQGQLIYDGDLDGLLNRFAPYREVTVELADHCNATQLAAYGELESLEGCTASFIVRREALTQTVSRLLTDLKVQDLTVSDPPVEEVIGRVFASGGH
- a CDS encoding cation diffusion facilitator family transporter; protein product: MAQSFAHGGPDHRRTVQRVLLITLGLNLTVVVLKATVASLTGSLSLMADALHSVTDSANNVLGLATNRLANPVPDRDHPYGHHKFEAIGALGIAAFLGIACFEILTSAIERLLTGSDPVTMGPTALWVMLVVLGINIGVAFYERRVGLALNSKILIADARHTMSDIWVTIVVLAGLIGIWQGFQWLDVALAFPVALLVFKSGWTVLRENLPWLVDEMAIAPEAIHAQVMQVPGVMNCHSIASRGLLGRQVFIDMHLVVKPTTVDAAHAITETVETHLEKLYGPARITIHLEPHSYESEELTY
- the ndk gene encoding nucleoside-diphosphate kinase yields the protein MERTFLMIKPDGVQRGLVSEIIGRFEKKGFTLVGMKFMAVPRELAEKHYGVHRERPFFAGLVDFITSSPVVAMVWEGEDVIASARKIIGATKPQEADPGTIRGDLGLTVGRNIIHGSDAPDTAEAEIALWFTAAELVSWKTSAHSWLYE
- a CDS encoding aminotransferase class I/II-fold pyridoxal phosphate-dependent enzyme, producing MMLDQTQTPFLSALQICAQRPQAAFYTPGHKRGQGAPARLRDLLGEAALRADLPELTELDNLFAPEGAILQAQALAAAAFGAEQTYFLANGSTCGLEAAILAVCNPGDKILVPRNAHRSVVAGLVLAGARPVFVEPEYAPDLGLALGLPAGTVAEALAHHPDARAVLVVSPTYHGMTSDLEAIAAIAHRHSIPLLVDEAHGPHFAFHPDLPAPALHQGADLVVQSTHKVLSALSQASMLHVQGNRIDRDRLQAALQLTQSTSPNSLLLASLDAARYQMATEGKALLSNTLALAQTLREQLAMLPGLRVIAPQDVAAYASVRDLDLTRTTVDVAALGITGLEADEILNDTLGVTVELPELRHLTLVVSLGNTTADGDHCIEGFRQLVARCGSASLASPTIAASSPDILPSSGPTFPSPPFTLPPLSPREAFFAPTVTLPAAEALGHLSAETLSAYPPGIPTVMAGEEITAAALAHLATVAQQGGYVTGASDPTLHTLKVIRTPTPQG
- a CDS encoding ABA4-like family protein — encoded protein: MAIDDSLLELIFSGANLFVLPFWTLMVLVPNAKLTRTIMASLWPIAALASLYLFLFVASFGNVEGIEAFSDPNLKLADLANLFATPFITATGWVHFLAFDLFVGRWIYLQGQETGVFTRHSLALALFAGPMGLLSHLVTTAIWQRLAKPAAENPTSPVA
- a CDS encoding cation diffusion facilitator family transporter, which produces MPSPPDLTQAVHPHDHGPHDHGHEDHRHRHGHSHGHHHGHHHGEGGHSHVHGAIDPEIAASEQGLWAVKWSLVGLVITAVLQAGVFWLSGSVALLADLIHNIGDALTALPLGVAFLISRRQPTQRFAYGFGRLEDLAGLAIVGVVLISAIITAYESIERFYHPEPLSHLGALAAAALVGFVGNELVALFRMRVGRRINSAALIADGQHAMADGLVSLAVLLSAIGVSLGYPWADPVIGLVITAVLLKIVWESGQTVFSRLLDGVEPEFLEAVDHALDHVPAVQGSETLKARWLGHRLYVELDVALDPELSLAASQTVVTEVETALKQQLPYLGWVRVRGVPATPNQSSPNRLDSGTLETDAPV